One genomic region from Pseudomonas sp. R5-89-07 encodes:
- a CDS encoding DUF808 domain-containing protein, translating to MAGSSLLVLIDDIAAVLDDVALMTKVAAKKTAGVLGDDLALNAQQVSGVRAEREIPVVWAVAKGSFLNKLILVPAALLISAFAPWAVTPLLMLGGAYLCFEGFEKLAHRFLHSKADDQAEHAQLAEAVADPATDLVAFEKDKIKGAVRTDFILSAEIIAITLGTVADAPLMQQVVVLSGIAIVMTIGVYGLVAGIVKLDDLGLWLVQKPGQVARSIGGVILRAAPYMMKSLSVIGTAAMFLVGGGILTHGVPAVHHWIESVSQSVGGLAWLMPTLLNAVAGIIAGAVVLAVVSVAGKGWKALRA from the coding sequence ATGGCAGGAAGCAGCTTATTGGTATTGATCGACGACATCGCGGCCGTCCTGGATGACGTCGCGCTGATGACCAAGGTAGCCGCCAAGAAGACCGCTGGCGTGCTCGGCGATGACTTGGCCCTCAACGCCCAGCAGGTTTCCGGTGTGCGCGCCGAGCGGGAGATCCCGGTGGTGTGGGCGGTGGCCAAGGGCTCGTTTCTCAACAAGCTGATCCTGGTGCCGGCGGCCTTGCTGATCAGCGCGTTTGCGCCGTGGGCGGTCACGCCGTTGCTGATGCTGGGCGGCGCCTACCTGTGTTTCGAAGGTTTCGAAAAACTCGCCCACAGGTTTCTGCACAGCAAGGCTGACGATCAGGCTGAACATGCGCAGTTGGCCGAAGCGGTGGCCGACCCGGCGACAGACCTGGTGGCCTTCGAAAAGGACAAGATCAAAGGCGCGGTCCGTACTGATTTCATCCTCTCGGCCGAGATCATTGCGATCACCCTGGGCACCGTGGCGGATGCACCCTTGATGCAACAGGTGGTTGTGCTGTCGGGTATCGCGATTGTGATGACCATCGGCGTCTATGGCCTGGTGGCGGGCATCGTCAAGCTGGATGACCTGGGCCTGTGGCTGGTGCAGAAACCCGGCCAGGTGGCGCGCAGCATCGGCGGTGTGATTTTGCGCGCGGCGCCGTACATGATGAAGAGTCTGTCGGTGATCGGCACGGCGGCGATGTTCCTGGTCGGCGGCGGGATTCTGACCCACGGCGTGCCGGCGGTGCATCACTGGATTGAAAGCGTCAGCCAGAGTGTCGGTGGGCTGGCATGGTTGATGCCGACGCTGCTGAACGCGGTGGCGGGGATAATTGCCGGCGCTGTTGTGCTGGCCGTGGTCAGCGTGGCCGGCAAGGGCTGGAAAGCGCTCAGGGCATAA